The following nucleotide sequence is from Channa argus isolate prfri chromosome 9, Channa argus male v1.0, whole genome shotgun sequence.
GGGAATATGGTTCATCTAACATTCATGCCAATAAAGCAGAATAAATTGAACTGAATGCAGAGTGACAGACACCTAAGCTTTACATAGAAACAGAGCAAAGCTGCTGCAGCAGTATTCAAAGGTTAGCATGCGAAAATGCtatattaaaattacaaatatagtAAACACAATGGCTGTAAACGTCAACATGACTGCATTTACCACTGTGTGACATTGCTGTCACAGGGAGTATTATACACTCTTAGTTTTCGtctcagagagagaagaaacaaacatgcgcactgatacacacacacacaaggcggAAACAGGGATTTgatgtaaaaatatgaatttttcAACTTGATGCTTTGGCagcattattataattattcatGCTTCATAAAGCAAAGTGAATTTAAAACAGAGTGAGTGAAAGAGAAACTGACAGTGACAGAGGGGAAAAGAGATGGActaagaggaagagaggaattGATGAGGAATGCATGAACGGGATAGAGTGATAGAGGCAGTGAGGTGGAATACAGGATCAAAGGCTGatgtgtgggcatgtgtgtgtgtgtatagacgGCAAACTCTCCAGCCCTGTAGTGCATTCCTCCTAACATGGCCTGCTGCTACTCTATCAGCCTGCCTTCATACTTTTCcacgaacacaaacacacactgtgccgCCACTCTACACACAGATACTCTTCAGCTCTCACAGCTAACAGGGGTCAGCAGAGGAGAAAAATCAAAGAGCAGCAAGGAGGAGCACAACccaaacacaacacagtgtgCAAGACCCCAAGCTAACCTGGCTGCCTCAGTTTGTTAATGAAATGCGTTGAAGGGAGATTTACATATGTTACAATGCACTGTGTTGTGTTATctctcttttgtgttttcagtctttttacTTTATGTGGTGATGTgatatgcatttatttgtgcAGAGAATTCCAATCAGTACCACTACTATGTGTTCATGTTTCCATTTTACTTACATAAAGGTGTATATGCTTATTACACAGAATGTTTTAGATCTATGGCTGGTGATGTCTGCATCCGCCCGGTTTAAATCTGGAGAACAATGACTGAATAGGAGCTTTTTATACATGATAACAGGTCAACTCATTATGTGGTGACCACTAACCCTGTTGAAAACACTGTGTATTGATGTTTAACAACCCCAATTCAAGTTGGGACGaggtgtaaaacctaaataaaaacacaatgcaatgcttttgaaatctcatcaaaccatattttagtCATAGCTATGTCTGTGGACATGcataacaacatatcagatgttgaaactgagaaattctactatttcatggaaaatattagctcattttgaatttcatggcAGCAACTCATGTCAAAGAAGTTGgagcagagacaaaaaaaggctggaaaagtaactgcTTACTAGAGGAgcgtcacatttttaaattttttatttttaatagatttgcaaacattttaaacaaaccttcttcatgttgtcattatggggtattgtttgtataatttttgAGGAAATTTATGAATTTGAtctattttggaataaggctgtaagataacaaaatgtggaaaaagttaagcactgtgattactttctggatgcactgtaattAGGTTGATTGGCAAAAGGTCAGTAACacgactgggtataaaaggagcatttcagagagacagagcctctcaAAGGCAAAGATGGGGAGAGGTTCACAAATCTGTCacaaactacaaaaaatgttcctcaatgtaaaattgcaaagactttgaagatcccactatatacagcatataatatcatcaaatatttttgagaatcaggaggaatctctgtatTAAAGGCACAAAGCTGAAGGGCAAAcctggatgcgtgtgatctttgggccctcgggtggcactgcattaaaaacagacatgattttctactggacatcacttcatgggctcaggaacactccCAGAAATCACTGTATGTGAACACAGGTCactgtgaaatccacaaatataagttaaagccttatcatgcaaagaagaagccatatatgACGACCATCCAGAAACGCCACCGCGCTCCCTCAGtccaatgttattttaaatggtctgaggcaaaatggaaaactgatcTGTGGTCTGAttaaacaaaatttgaaattttttgTGGAAACCACGCCCTGTTCTGTGGAATAAAGAGGAGTGGgatcatccagcttgttatcagcggacagttcaaaagcctgcatctctgatggtatgggggtgcattagtacctatgctgaaaagtacatagaagttttagagcaacatatgcttccatccagacaatgtctctttcagggaaggtcttgcatatttcagaaagacaatgttaaaccacatattgcatccatcacaacagcacggcttcgagagtccgggtgctgaactggcctgtctgcagtccagacgtTTCaccaatataaaacatttttgcacatcgttaaaaaaatccagcaacaacggcccaggactgttgagcagctagaaacCTGCATCCGACAATAGGTCAAAATTTCTCTTCCAAAACTCCAGCACCTGGTCTCCTCACTATCCAGagatttacagacagttgttaaaagatgaggggatgctacacaatggtaaacatcaacctcttccaacttttttgagatgtgttgctgccataaatttaaaaaagacctattttccattaaaatggtaaaatgtaatCTAATTTGATTCTAATCTAATCAAAATCTAATTTgatgtttatattctattgtgaataaaatcattgcattttgtttttatttacgtttttgCACATTCTCCCAACTTcttttaaattggggttgtagaagGTGCTTTCTAAAATCTGAGAAAATAGCCCACAACAATATCAGACAGACCCCAGTAGTCCAAGAAACATATGCCACAAGGGAGTAAACACGAAGGAAGCAATGGCAAGTCTGGTCAAGATAAAAGCTGCAACACCATGGGACTGTAGCCAATCTCCCTCGATGTGACCACAAGAGGAAAACTGAGTCCAGAGTGAGCAGAAGAAAGGTTAAAATGAGTGACAGACACAAGCTGGCCTCCTATAGCTCATAGGACAACAGTGTCCCCTCATGCCATATAGTAGGCATGAAAGTGGGCTCAATTGTAGGAGATCTAGAAAGATCCTGTTTAGAAGTAGAAACACAAAGGAGTTTGCTAAAACACATATTTGGGTGggtgaaacaaaacaagagctTTTGGGCCACATCAGCTCATACTCAGAAGAATCTGCtatcaaagaaaagaaacctaTACTATCCCCACTGTGAAACATGGAGGAAACTCACTTATGTTTGGGGGCTGCTTTGCTGGATCTGGCACACACGCAGGGCACAATAAAATCTGAAGACTACCAAGGCATTCTGGAGAGAAATATACTGCTCAGTACCAGAGAGTTGAGCCTCAGTTGCAGCTCATGGCTCCTCCATTTGGATAATGGCCCAAAACAAAATCTCTAAAGGGTACGCTGCAAAATATTAGGTTAGGCATCCCAATATTTTGGccatcattttatgttttgtccaCCACATTTATATCAGTAAGCTTAggctaaataacagaaacaccCTTAATAGTataatacagtacatgtcaacagcagcagaaactaCAGCCTGCAAATGGATTCACTTACCATCTCTCCAAATCATTTTCAACGAAAACTACAGCTTTCGTCAAAGGAGGTTTGATTTCGGGGCTAATTAATTAGACTGGCTGTGACTAATAAATTACAACTCAGTTTATATATCCAACACAGACTGTCTCATACTGTACCTGCATTTGGATTAAAGTCGGCGAGTTGGCAGAAAGTTGAACAGGCAAACTGAGCACCTGAGCAGCAGGTGTGTACAGACACATCAGATGCTGTGTGTGAGACATAGTCTTAATGGGACACTGCAGTCATGCCCTTCACACTCCTGCTGTCCACATGCACAGATTTTTTTGGTGGCACACCTTCATGcataaacatgaacacatacCCTCATGCTGAGAAAGGCACAAAGACTCTGGATGTGTGcatacagtcacacacacccacacacatatacacccacccacacacccacacacacacacccacccacccacccaaccaacccacatacacacaagcacacacacacacacacacacaagcgttTTGTGGCTTCACAGCTCCCCTGTGTGGTCGTCTGAGGTGTCACACACAGGTGGTGTCCACCTGTGTGTGTCAGCTGGTGTTGCTACAGTAAATTGCTTTTTGCTTCTAACTTGACTGACACCACAGTGGACATGGTTGGTAAAaactaaaagagagagaaactgaaactaATCAATGAATGTTGATAGGACAGGAATATTTCCTTGgctttctgggtttttttttctactgctgTGATACTCTgatatatttgttgttgttttttcagtgttgaataaaatatataatcagCACAGGCTAGTGTCTGGTTTGTTCCTGTATTTTAACCTTAGTAGAagtttttcctttaaaacataaatattagaTATTCATCATTAATGTGTTGAATCAGTTTCAAGTGATTATCATGGAGTATGATAAAAACCTTCCCCCCATTATTATATCATTAAAGTTTTAGTAAAAGATAAAATCTCTAAAATTGTTTCttacctgttttattttttgttccgTATTTTCTGTTTGATCTCCTTTTTGACTTTTATCTCTGCATTTCTTTAAAGCCCTATTCTCACATTGTGGAGTTCATAACGAGTTGCCGTCTTTCTCTCACATTTTGATCGTCATGCTCTTTGCTCTCGTTTTGTAAGACAACTGCTGttcaaagacattttataaataaatctgaCTTGACAAAGCAGAACCCACAAAGAACAGTGACAAAGctcactttacatttttacctttCTGTATCCACAGATGACTGACTAGGCTGCAACATCTCTCTTCCTTTACATTACACATATTTTCCACTCAGAGATGCTGCAGATAACCTGTCTTTGTACTAGAACTACTGGAAATACATAGGAATGTCCATTTAAAATTCataacaaaacagttttcagaATAGGTGGCATGGTGTTGTGGTGGTTACCACTGTCACACTTGTTGTGCGCTTGAATCCACCGACCAACTTTGACGTTTCTGTGTGAAATATGGATGTTCTACTCAGGCCAGCATCAATTTTCTGTAGGTTTACTCAGGTTTCTTTCCACAGTCCTAAAACATGCATTAGGTTAAAAGGTGACACAATTTCGTAGGTGTCTACCCCAGTTGTGGGGACCACAACCCTCATCAGGTTAAGTTATATAAATGATGGATGGCTGGATAGTTTACTGTCTGCACTGAAATGCCATAACAGCATTGAGCCTGTTGTCAGACAATGATTCATTTTCCAAAACTGAATATGAATACTGAATACTCCTGGAATAGATCGAAggttaaaattaaattagtttCTCACAAAAGGAAGTCAGTTATAAAACCTGAGAGATGAAAGGAACATGAAAGGAGGTACTGCGCTGTGTATGGAAAGGGTGGAAGTTGTGTTATAGCAACATAGAACTTGACTAATCCACAGGtaaaacactgcacaaaatgggacaaaataaaagaaataaaacatctgaCTGAAACCGTGACACCATTTGGAGGTGTGTTAATAACCTTATAGCAGATAACCTACTGAACTCACTCAGTGGCAGGTGAACTGTGGGAATAGTTTTTCTGACAATATCAAGGGCtggttttgttaaaaatgtcctGAACAATAAACTTAGTACTTTGTCTAACGGGCTTTGAGATCTCTGACAGGATAACAAGGAAAACTGCAGGTGGAGGTGACATTGAGCGCTGTGTGTTGGAATGGTTGATTTACTAAGACTCATTAATACAAAAACGCTAGGAGGCAATCTCATTAATGtcacagctgactgtgtgtgctgtgcatttatttgcaaaaacacCATAAAAGTGTGTGCATGGCTGAGCCACATGTCACTTAACATGACCCcaaaattgttaaatgttaatgacTGTGAACCCACAACCTTGGGGAAATTAGATTTACTCACTTgataaatgcacaaacacaagcaggcgcgcacacacaaacactgacttaCCGCCAAGATCGCAGATGACCTTAAAAGGTGAAAGGTCAAAGGCCGTGACCACGTCTCTTCCACATATGTTCCAAATGGAGTTCATTAACTGCATAAATTTCACCATCTCTTCATCAgacctacacacaaacacacagtcaattTTTTGCTTCCTCTATTACATCATACATGTCTCAATGTATTGATATAAAACTATCTTCATCATGTTATCATCTAAAGGGCCAcagtaaatatacacacacacaaacacacagaaagagggGAAAAGATAGCATCCTTCGTTCAGCAACACTAAAATTTACATGTATTGTATTTATGCAATTTTCACTACAGCAACGTGATCACACACAAGCCAACTTCAAATGGCACTGTAACCTCTAGAAGAACTTTGAAAGTGACTCATTGTCGCAGCTTTAGACTCTGATTACACTGGATGTGAAAAGATGAGATGACTGTGAGGCCAAACGGCAATGCGGCCTCATTGTACGGGCCTGTCCGTTAGTAGTATCAGTAGCAgttgaaatattttatcagGAGAAAGCGAAGAAGACAGCGATCAGACATGTTTCAAAtaagttttcttttcctttaatcTCTGCCAGCATAtatagataataaaaatatttatcaatGTTACATTATACTGGTTGTTTTGTATGACACACTACTGTGGTGTTAAAGTGGAACACTATTAAAAGTACTTGTTATTCCTTTGGAGAAACAAATTAAGGGTTAACAGTGTCGCAGTGCATTAATCTGAGTGTCTGATTTGCAGCAGGtgtaaatttcagtttttgaaatGTGCATTAAAGTTGCTGGAAAGGAGACATTATTGAGAGTAGTAAATAGAATACTTATCCGGATAAAAtgacttttaaacaaaacaaaagctgatcTGCACTTTTCCATACTCCTTCCTTCACATTTTCatatatgtaataaaaagtatttacagtatttacagttcAGACAAAAGCTGCCATCAACAGCCTTTTTACACATTATAAATAAACAGTATTTCCTGCTCTAGTTTTAATTTTCGAACTCACTTTTATGGGGATTTGTGATGGAATgatgaacacaaaaaaataaagcattacTATCAATTTGTAGGCTCTAAACCcctgtggttttactgaagCATCCCTTTGAAATGACAAAGGTTCAGCTGTAAAGGTCAAAATCATTAGACATATTGACTTGTTAgggcaacaaaaataaactattaataAAAGATACTGAAGTACTGCTGTTTAGATTAAATGTGTCACTTTGCCTTGCGTGTGTATGAAATCTCAACCTCAACCTCTAAATCTCCTGGCAGCTTTCTCCCCAGTCTTTTCTGCTGTCTCAAGTATGAGATTTCAAGCTGTAGACAGGACTTGGCTGTTTAATTATTCAGGTGCAGTACAGCTGGTTAAATGTCGATGACTAAACAGGAGTCTGAGTCATGCAGCCAGCATTGAATCATCCTGCTCCTGCTACAGCGCTCCAAGAATGCAGTGAATGACTTCAGTGGCTGTTTCCCCCCCTTTGCTAATTTACCCCCAGTGTTCACTGGGGAAATCAGCGGGGACAAACAACTGCTCCTGCACAATTAAATCAATTGTGTGCAGGTGTTAAAAATGTTCCTGTatggtattttcattttcaatcaaTTAAAGCTGAATTACAAATTCATCTGCACAAGAGTGTATTACATGATATGTGCATGGCTCATATTTGAATATTCCCGTTTTGCATGCATCTTTTTAATGAGATGGTTTCTATGAGCTCAGCAGCTGCGTTTCAAAAGGGTTTGagaacaaaaatgaatcaaaagtggcaaatatacaaatacagCCATAGAGAACTTGCAAATGCTCCAGTAACCAATAACATACAAAAACCTAAATTCCATAATAGTGAAAATTCAATCCACATTTTCAAATTCCTCTAAATAGATATGTGCTAATGGGGGCTAATTCACACATCTGtgcatataataaaataacaattgaTATGGGTACTTCGACATGTGTTTTATCTTCCATTCCCCTTCCATCAGTGTTTAATCGTTTTGGAAATCATGCCTtgatgcaaaaaagaaaagagggtgGTTTAACAAATTAGCAAGGTGTTCCCGTTTTGATGGGCTCTGTTCCTGCAGGACTGGCATTGTTCTACAGTACAGGGCTTCAGGCAGGCCAATCAAAATCTATTAGAGAACAAAGTGTGAAGCATGTGACCCCTGAAAACTGCTGAGCAGCAGATTGGTGAAGCGTTAACATTCTGGGCACTACATACTATAAGCACATGGAACCTCAAGGACAGTGGCAGACGTGTTCTCGCTCTCTGCCTCAAGTCTGCTCACGCCACTGTCCACacaccctccctctctttccctcaCGCCTTTCCTGCCTCTTAATGAATCCCACAAGTCTGTTTTTGTAAGGGGTAAAGAGAGAAATAGTGACAGACCAGCTTAAGATAGAGGTACGTGGATGGAATATAAATggaatgtgtgttttatctgtgtgtgtgtgtttgttcaacAGAGACAGCTTCTTACCTGTAGAGAGCATGAAACAGGTCTGCAGAGCTGACACCAAAAGCCTTTTCATACTGGTTTCTTCCCTCTCTAAGACAGGGTGAAAttatgacacacacatatatatatatatatatatatatatatatatatatatatatatatatatatatatatatatatatatatatatatatatatacacacacacacaaaactagtTGGATGGTAATTCACATTCGTTACACAAGGGTGCAAAATCTGGGATCTATTTGAGATATTGATTGTCTTACTGCTTAGAATCTGATTCTGATTCATGTCACAGTCTCAGCTGAACCAGATCACACTAATAAGATCATATGTTTTATTGCATTCGTTTGCACAAATCAACACATACATTAGCACCTTTATTTATGTCTCTGTCAGTGTTGCTTATAGATGGACATCACTTGTGAGTCACAGTGAATCCAGCCGTGCTGTCTGAGAGCGGCTGGCTGTCCTCCCTCAGACATAACAATGAGAATAAAATCTATCTTAAGACACAGTTCAAACAGAGAAGGACAACCAAAATCCACATCCTTAGGCTACAAATCAAACCTGTGTTTCTCACAGCTCCTCATTGCCAGCCTTTGTGGAATGTCGGACTGAGCTGGTTCACTTAACCGAATAGTTTCCTACAGATTTGTTTGCACTAGAATtgtctttttaacttttaattaacAATCAATCAACAATTACACATTTATCAAGGAACATTACTCATTACTCATTACTAAAATTACTCATTCCACTTCCACAAATTTCAAGATTAGATGTTTTCCATTGTTTCGAGATAAACACTGTACGTCTTTAGGGGTTTGGGTGCTTTTTCAAAGTtccagcattttctgtcattccAAAGCCTATAAAAGCTTTTAgttttaagttaatttaaaaaaaaaaaactgaattaattgCAGCTTTAGTCTGCCAACACCTATAAGACTGctaaaatataataacatacTAATATaaaacatcaacaaaacaatattaaaccACAGATATCTTTATTGCATGTGTGCCCGGTGGTGGGGGAAATCAGCTGCATCCAAAATGTTCACAAACTGAATTTGAACAATAGTATCTGCTTCAACTTTCCAGGACTGTGACAGGAACGCTTAATGAACTCTttctaatgtaaaatgtttttgacttgCAGGCAGGGACATGGCCATGACCACTGACCTGACAGCATCGGTCAGGTAGTGCCAACAGAGGTAGATGGTTCTGGAGCTGTACTGGATGGACTGGAGGAGTGACAAAGGACTGGCACGGGTCAGGTAGACACTGGCCTGTTCAGTGTTgctgtaaaacactgaaacaggtgGGGGAAGACACGAAGGAATGTGAGGAGTGTGACACACTGCGACATGTTAACATTCTAAGAGTTTAATGAGGGTTTAAAGAGGTGAGTGAAATAGAGTCTACACGTTGCAAATTGTGAGTGTTTACCTTGTCCACTGCCCTGATGtgttttgagcagctgcaggcCTGTGCAGGCAGCCAGCAGTCTCTGTGTGCCATCCAGACTGGCTCCAACTGCCTGACTAACGTCCTCTGCAGACAGGGGGTGCTCTGCACCCAGCAACACATCGAAGACACCCAGCTCACAGGCTGTAAACACAGTCTGAGCCACAGCGTGACAGAGTAGATGAGTGTAGATTAGAGTTCTATCTGTAGCACCCCTTCACTGGtcaattaactttttttaatttaatttacttaatCTAATAAACATCTATTAGCAGAATAAAGATCATAGACGATGATGGTCTAATTAGTCATTTCAACACCACAAATATGTGTACAACACTTTTCGTTTGGATTTGTGCAGAGAATTTTGCAGCCTATTTAAGTGTGCCTGTTAAAAGAATGGTAAATATAGGTATATTTGCCATTTAAGGTTGgcatttctttttccactgtTATATTTTGACATGTCCTGCTATGAACTAGACAACAAAATCCtgaatataattaataaatgctGAACTTCATTTAGCCAATCCAGTTAAAGGGTACTGGTATGCTGGCTTACAGTCAATTTTCTGATAGTAGAAACTCGTGACAAGAAATATGGACGTATTAGTGGTGAGTCAAAAATggtctatttgttttttttattaactttaaaatgaccacaaacgtGCTTAGCATCTGTATATAACTCATGACAGCCCGTGCACAGACAATGTATACATGTTACCTTTGAGATAAGGAATCCTTCCATATAGTCCAGTATTTGCCTGGGATATGTGTTAACAACAGGCGTCCCCTCAGTTGATGACATGTCTTCACATTCAGCAGTGGCCACTTTGGACAGGACGCCCCGAGAATTGTAGAGTTGTTGGTCTCTAAGCTTCTATACCTGTGAACCTTAATGGAAGGCTTTTACGGTCCAGAGATGTTTCAACAGGTGGAAGTTTGCATGGTAGCGTAGAAGGGCACAGACTAAAGCCGTGGAAAATGCCCACCCAGCAGTAGCAAGACCAGTAGGGGTAGCAGTGGGCTAAGCTGATTACAACCAGATAACCCAGATTAGAGAGCAGGCTCAGTTTGGGTTAGACAAAGAAACAATACTGTGGCAACACACTGCTGCCTTGTTCATTATCACTCACTCAGATGGAGCCTTtgactcagcacattctcatacCAGACAAGGTTTCAGAATGTGATTAATAATGAGGGATGGTCAAACCTTTGAGAGAACCTCTCATGTAATATATGCTCATTTCTCAACCTTATATAGCACAACAGCACTTATGCTGAGAGACTAATAATACTATTAACCCTAATGATACAGCCCATCATGTCACATGCCATGATGAGCTTACACAGACACTAATCAGTTTGGCTATTAATTATTCATCCACCCGGTTCATTGGATCAGTGGTGTATAGTTAACATACAGAGATGAGGAAACTATCACATTGATCTTTTACACAAACCTTTGGGGAGAGAAACATGTTACtcggaaaaagaaaaacaagttattCAGATCATGGCTCCAACAGCATCGAATCTTGCCTAGTTTTCTGACTGATGCATTTCAGATGGGGGGCAGTTTACATTTCTGATCACAGTAAGGCACAAGGCTAATGTTAAAGAACTTTTACATGACAAAAAGATCATTCACGTGAACTACTCTGGTATTATAAACCATCTTATACAAGTGGCACAATCACAGTACAAACACGTTCACTTTTTGAAAGAAATCAGTGCTTTCAGCAGTTTtcagtttggatttttattttaaccttgtGCATGACACATGCTCCAACAGATCAGATTGTACATAGCGTATGAAACAAATGAGCTTTGACATGGTCAGTGCGACAGTAACTGATGTCACCCAAGCAAAACTTTAGCGACAAGCAGATGCAATACAATAACTAGTAAGGCTAGAAGCAATGTATCCGTCACTACAAGAGCATGAAACCAAAAATTACTTGTAATTGTTGTAATTGTGTTGGTATGACTATGTTCCAGACATAAGACTCAGCCTTATAACTAAATGCTGTGAATTTTTGCATGTGTAAAATATgaagcattgcattgtgggattgatAATTTTTCACTATTTTAGGGCATAATGTAGTGAATACATTCATACACTTAGAATTGAGGATCTccaataaacaaaactaaagtaAATCAGTCTTTTATCATTGAAATGAAGCcatcattaaaaatgttgccCACTGTTAATTAATTTTGTCTCTAGTGACACAATATTCAAAGAACAATTTTAGGCAGCTAACACACAACAGTAAAATCAGTAGGGGTACCAGTAAGCTTAAAACACAGAGGTCTCTGTGATAACTTCACATTGGTAATGCAACAGCAGCTTTTCATTACAGTCAAATAGTCCACTGAAAAGACTATTACAGTTGTGGCAGATATAAGGAGTAGTTCCATGCTACCAACGTGCCAGTAGTTCAAggttttaaaaattattctgCAAATGCAACATCAAAATAACAAACCTAACTTATAGTTTGTTCCTACCATTTTTGTAGCTCACTTTTattaatgcaaaatgaaaaattggATAAAATAATGGCAATTGACAGACCTTTTGGTTCAAGGTAGGGTTAGTCTTTAATTCAAAATCTGGCTTCTAATATTATGGTTATCAATGATTAGATAAACTTTTAGAGGCATGTTTTGTCAAGACCAAATGTTAAAATAGCAAATGATTTTGTGACATAAAATGGCAAGTGTAAAGATGAAGATGAGAATTATCAATCGAACCAtataccttaaaaaaaaaaaaatagtgatatagtttgtttttccatGGTCACATTTAGCAATGCACAAAAATATCTATTGTTCTTTTGAACCTCGTTGCATTTCTCGATTAAGCCAATAAAAGTGAATTTCTTAGTTAATATACTTATTATCTTAAAAAGTTTAGCGTCGCCTGGAGTGGCTCCTGTCTCTGCTACTGCGTCTTTTGTATCTTCGGCTGTAATGACTGTAACTCCTATCTCCACTTTTATTGCTGCCCCTGGAGCTGCCTCGGCTGTGTCTTCTGTGACTATGGCTGCGGCTCCTCCCTCTGCTGTAACTCGTCCCACTAGCGCTCCTGCTCCTGTCTCTGCTCGAGCTTGAGCTGCAATGGCTATGGCTGCGCCTCCTGCTGCCGTGGTGACTGTAGCTCCTCCTGTGACGGCTGGAGCTGCCTCTCCTCTTGCTGTAGCTGGTGGAGcgcctctttctctccctgctgTAGGAGCGCCTCTCTCTGTGGGAGTGCTCCTGCTCCCTTGTGCGCTCCCTGCTCCTCA
It contains:
- the asmt gene encoding acetylserotonin O-methyltransferase; amino-acid sequence: MSSTEGTPVVNTYPRQILDYMEGFLISKTVFTACELGVFDVLLGAEHPLSAEDVSQAVGASLDGTQRLLAACTGLQLLKTHQGSGQVFYSNTEQASVYLTRASPLSLLQSIQYSSRTIYLCWHYLTDAVREGRNQYEKAFGVSSADLFHALYRSDEEMVKFMQLMNSIWNICGRDVVTAFDLSPFKVICDLGGCSGALAKQCTSAYPECTVMIFDLPKVVHMSREHFVSEAEQRISFYQGDFFKDPLPEADLYILARILHDWTDDHCIELLSRVHKACKPGGAVLLVEALLHEDGSGPLTVQLYSLNMLVQTEGRERTAAQYTALLAAAGFTNIQHRVTEKIYDAVLAHKET